Proteins encoded together in one Terriglobales bacterium window:
- a CDS encoding efflux RND transporter permease subunit, which translates to MKFTDLFVKRPVLAIVVNLVILIAGLQAIRSLSVRQYPRSDIAVIQVSTIYVGANADLVRGFITTPLERVIASADGIDYMESSSAQGLSTITVHLKLNYDTNAALTQIQAKLAQVR; encoded by the coding sequence ATGAAGTTCACTGACCTGTTCGTCAAGCGGCCGGTGCTGGCCATCGTGGTGAACCTGGTGATCCTCATTGCCGGGCTCCAGGCCATCCGTTCCCTCAGCGTGCGGCAGTATCCACGGAGCGACATCGCGGTGATCCAGGTCTCCACGATCTACGTGGGCGCCAACGCCGACCTGGTGCGCGGCTTCATCACCACGCCGCTGGAGCGCGTCATCGCCAGCGCCGATGGCATCGATTACATGGAATCGTCGAGCGCTCAGGGACTGAGCACGATCACTGTGCACCTGAAGCTCAACTACGATACCAATGCGGCGCTCACCCAGATTCAGGCCAAGTTGGCGCAGGTTCGG
- a CDS encoding efflux RND transporter periplasmic adaptor subunit, whose amino-acid sequence MAKRMFLMLVATAAVLGSLGFVKFREVQASAKNGAFQPPPEAVTTIVARQETWPSTLNVVGTVQAVHGVVVSADLPGTVQAIHFESGRTVREGEVLAELDTRQERAQLAALEAQRDLAKVNFARAQTLADQGVISRMDYDRAAAEQKQTEANVGEVKAAIQRKTIRAPFSGVLGIRQVNLGQYLAAGNPIVSLQSLDPIYVNFGVPQEAIGKLRMGEKIHLTTGDLPGTEFTGEVTALDSIVDATTRNIQVQATVRNPGARLRPGMFAEVTVGVGSSRPLITLPASAISYAPFGDSVYIVTDMKGPDGKPYRGVRQQFVKVESSRGDQAGISSGVQPGEEVVTSGVFKLRNGAAVLVNNKIQPPNNPAPRPEDN is encoded by the coding sequence ATGGCAAAACGGATGTTCCTGATGCTCGTCGCCACGGCGGCGGTGCTGGGCAGTTTGGGATTCGTGAAGTTCCGCGAGGTGCAGGCTTCGGCGAAAAACGGCGCCTTTCAGCCACCGCCCGAAGCCGTGACCACCATCGTTGCGCGCCAGGAGACGTGGCCGTCCACGCTGAACGTGGTCGGAACCGTACAGGCAGTCCACGGCGTTGTGGTAAGCGCCGACTTGCCGGGCACGGTCCAGGCCATTCACTTTGAATCCGGACGTACGGTACGCGAGGGCGAAGTGCTTGCCGAGTTGGATACGCGCCAGGAGCGCGCCCAACTTGCTGCCCTGGAGGCGCAGCGCGACCTGGCGAAGGTGAACTTCGCCCGGGCGCAGACCCTCGCGGACCAGGGCGTGATTTCGCGCATGGACTATGACCGAGCGGCCGCCGAGCAGAAGCAGACGGAAGCCAACGTGGGCGAGGTCAAGGCCGCGATTCAGCGTAAGACAATTCGCGCGCCTTTCTCTGGCGTGCTCGGCATTCGCCAGGTGAACCTCGGCCAGTATCTTGCCGCCGGCAACCCGATTGTTTCGCTGCAGTCGCTCGATCCCATCTATGTGAACTTCGGCGTCCCGCAGGAAGCAATTGGAAAGTTGCGGATGGGCGAGAAGATACACCTCACCACCGGCGACCTTCCCGGCACGGAGTTCACCGGTGAAGTCACCGCGCTCGACTCCATCGTCGATGCAACCACGCGAAACATTCAGGTGCAGGCCACCGTTCGCAATCCGGGCGCCAGGCTCCGCCCCGGCATGTTCGCGGAAGTCACGGTCGGCGTGGGCAGCAGCCGTCCGCTGATTACCCTGCCGGCCTCCGCCATCAGTTACGCCCCCTTTGGCGACTCGGTCTACATCGTCACCGACATGAAAGGTCCTGACGGAAAACCCTATCGCGGCGTTCGCCAGCAATTCGTCAAGGTGGAAAGCTCGCGCGGCGACCAGGCCGGTATTTCCTCCGGCGTCCAGCCAGGCGAAGAAGTGGTCACGTCGGGAGTGTTCAAGCTGCGCAACGGCGCCGCCGTGCTGGTCAATAACAAGATCCAGCCTCCAAACAATCCGGCGCCCCGCCCCGAGGACAACTGA
- a CDS encoding nuclear transport factor 2 family protein gives MLLAESAAGQQHAASAPSTTALAALRGEILAKETAVWEAAKQRDMETFKKLVAPDALMIFTSGVRTRAEYIASVDSRQIKSYSIDDFRVRSPSPNTAIAIYKATISGTFGGKEVPPTAVREASVWIKRGNRWVAVLNQETPLN, from the coding sequence ATGCTGTTGGCTGAATCCGCCGCCGGCCAACAGCACGCTGCATCTGCGCCTTCGACAACCGCACTGGCCGCGCTTCGAGGTGAGATCCTCGCCAAGGAAACCGCCGTGTGGGAAGCGGCCAAGCAGCGCGACATGGAAACCTTCAAGAAGCTCGTCGCTCCTGACGCGCTGATGATCTTCACCTCCGGCGTCCGCACGCGAGCCGAGTACATCGCCAGCGTCGACTCACGGCAAATCAAGAGTTATTCGATCGACGACTTCCGCGTGCGCTCGCCATCGCCCAATACAGCCATCGCAATCTACAAGGCAACAATCTCTGGCACGTTCGGCGGGAAAGAAGTTCCGCCGACCGCCGTCCGCGAAGCGTCGGTCTGGATCAAACGCGGAAACCGCTGGGTCGCCGTGCTGAACCAGGAGACGCCGCTGAACTGA